A section of the Streptomyces xinghaiensis S187 genome encodes:
- a CDS encoding alanine racemase: MALTLYVDTARWRAHQQSVLQQFPGMVPVCKGNGYGFGHERLAEEVTRFRSDMLAVGTTYEAARIKDYFSGDLLVLTPFRLGEEPVPLPDRAVRSVSSVEGVRGLVGARVVIELMSSMKRHGVGEDDLPKLHAAIEDVRLEGFALHLPLDRTDGSDAVEEVLGWMDRLRSARLPLHTMFVSHLAAGELAQLQQQFPQTRFRARIGTRLWLGDHDATEYRGAVLDVTRVAKGDRFGYRQQKATSDGHLVVVAGGTSHGVGLEAPKALHGVMPRAKGVARAGLATVNRNLSPFVWAGKQRWFAEPPHMQVSILFIPAEVAPPQVGDELVAHLRHTTTQFDRMVDR; encoded by the coding sequence ATGGCGCTCACCCTCTATGTCGACACCGCTCGCTGGCGGGCGCATCAGCAGTCCGTTCTCCAGCAGTTCCCGGGCATGGTCCCGGTCTGCAAGGGCAACGGCTACGGCTTCGGCCACGAGCGGCTCGCGGAGGAGGTCACCCGCTTCCGCTCCGACATGCTGGCCGTGGGCACCACCTACGAGGCCGCCCGGATCAAGGACTACTTCAGCGGCGATCTCCTGGTCCTCACCCCCTTCCGGCTGGGCGAGGAGCCGGTGCCGCTGCCGGACCGCGCGGTGCGGTCCGTGTCCTCCGTGGAGGGGGTCCGCGGGCTGGTCGGCGCACGGGTCGTCATCGAGCTGATGAGCAGCATGAAGCGGCACGGCGTGGGGGAGGACGACCTGCCCAAGCTGCACGCGGCCATCGAGGACGTCCGCCTGGAGGGCTTCGCGCTGCATCTGCCGCTCGACCGCACGGACGGCTCCGACGCGGTGGAGGAGGTCCTCGGGTGGATGGACCGGCTGCGCAGCGCCCGGCTGCCGCTGCACACCATGTTCGTCAGCCATCTCGCGGCCGGTGAACTGGCCCAGCTCCAGCAGCAGTTCCCGCAGACCCGCTTCCGCGCCCGGATCGGCACCCGGCTGTGGCTGGGCGACCACGACGCGACGGAGTACCGCGGCGCGGTTCTGGACGTCACCCGTGTCGCCAAGGGCGACCGCTTCGGCTACCGCCAGCAGAAGGCCACCTCCGACGGCCATCTGGTGGTCGTCGCGGGCGGCACCTCGCACGGCGTGGGGTTGGAGGCCCCGAAGGCCCTGCACGGCGTCATGCCGCGCGCGAAGGGCGTCGCCCGGGCCGGGCTCGCCACCGTCAACCGCAATCTGTCGCCGTTCGTGTGGGCCGGGAAGCAGCGCTGGTTCGCGGAACCGCCGCACATGCAGGTGTCGATCCTCTTCATCCCCGCCGAGGTGGCACCGCCGCAGGTGGGCGACGAACTGGTGGCCCATCTGCGGCACACCACCACCCAGTTCGACCGGATGGTCGACCGCTGA
- a CDS encoding MFS transporter, whose protein sequence is MAVVRDAGTLLRLRGFRRLLAVRLLSQSADGVYQVALAAYVVFSPERQTSAAAIASAMAVLLLPYSLVGPFAGVLLDRWRRRQVLLHGNLLRAALAGATAALIVAEMPDWLFYLSALSVTAVNRFILACLSAALPHVVADEGQLVTANALSPTAGTIAATAGGGLVFALRLTGWESDAGVVLLGAAVYLGAALTALRLGRDQLGPRGLIRIRFGAAVAGTARGLLEGLAHLSRRRPAARALAAMALMRFCYGALTVMVLMLCRYAWTGDGTEGPADETNAAAGLSLLGLAVALSGAGYFTAAAITPWAAGRLGPSGWITACALAAAVLEPALGLTFAPVPVLTATFFLGLTTQGAKIATDTVIQSTVDDAFRGRVFSLYDMLFNVAFVGAAGLAAAMLPPDGRSALLVGLVALLYGATGLSLHRFRTAT, encoded by the coding sequence ATGGCTGTTGTGCGTGACGCGGGGACACTGCTGCGGCTCCGCGGCTTCCGCCGGCTGCTGGCCGTCCGGCTGCTCTCCCAGTCCGCCGACGGCGTCTACCAGGTCGCGCTCGCCGCGTACGTCGTCTTCTCCCCCGAGCGGCAGACGTCCGCCGCGGCCATCGCCTCCGCCATGGCGGTCCTGCTCCTGCCGTACTCCCTCGTCGGCCCCTTCGCCGGCGTCCTCCTCGACCGCTGGCGCCGCCGCCAGGTTCTCCTCCACGGCAATCTGCTGCGGGCGGCACTGGCCGGCGCCACCGCCGCGCTGATCGTCGCGGAGATGCCCGACTGGCTCTTCTACCTCTCGGCGCTGTCCGTCACGGCGGTGAACCGCTTCATCCTCGCCTGCCTCTCGGCAGCGCTTCCCCATGTCGTCGCGGACGAGGGGCAGTTGGTGACCGCCAACGCCCTCTCCCCGACGGCCGGCACCATCGCCGCCACCGCCGGAGGCGGGCTGGTCTTCGCCCTGCGCCTCACCGGATGGGAGTCCGACGCGGGAGTCGTCCTGCTCGGGGCCGCGGTCTACCTCGGGGCAGCCCTGACGGCGCTCCGGCTCGGACGCGACCAACTGGGCCCCCGCGGTCTGATCCGGATCCGGTTCGGGGCCGCGGTGGCCGGCACGGCACGCGGGCTCCTGGAGGGGCTCGCGCATCTGTCCCGGCGCCGTCCGGCCGCACGCGCGCTCGCCGCCATGGCTCTGATGCGCTTCTGCTACGGAGCACTGACCGTCATGGTCCTCATGCTCTGCCGCTACGCCTGGACCGGCGACGGCACGGAGGGGCCGGCCGACGAAACGAACGCCGCCGCCGGCCTCTCCCTGCTCGGCCTGGCGGTCGCCCTGTCCGGAGCCGGCTATTTCACCGCGGCCGCCATCACGCCCTGGGCGGCCGGGCGCCTCGGCCCTTCCGGCTGGATCACGGCGTGCGCGCTGGCGGCGGCCGTTCTGGAACCGGCCCTGGGACTCACCTTCGCCCCGGTACCGGTCCTGACCGCCACCTTCTTCCTGGGCCTCACCACCCAAGGAGCGAAGATCGCCACGGACACGGTGATCCAGTCCACGGTGGACGACGCCTTTCGCGGCCGGGTCTTCTCCCTCTACGACATGCTCTTCAACGTCGCCTTCGTCGGGGCAGCCGGACTCGCCGCCGCGATGCTGCCGCCGGACGGGCGTTCCGCCCTCCTGGTCGGCCTGGTGGCTCTGCTCTACGGCGCGACCGGCCTCTCCCTGCACCGGTTCCGGACGGCCACCTGA
- a CDS encoding inositol-3-phosphate synthase, with protein sequence MGSVRVAIVGVGNCAASLVQGVEYYKDADPDSRVPGLMHVQFGDYHVRDVEFVAAFDVDAKKVGLDLADAIGASENNTIKIADVPSTGVTVQRGHTLDGLGKYYLETIEESDESPVDVVQVLKDSQVDVLVCYLPVGSEDAAKFYAQCAIDAKVAFVNALPVFIAGTKEWADKFTEAGVPIVGDDIKSQVGATITHRVMAKLFEDRGVILDRTMQLNVGGNMDFKNMLERERLESKKISKTQSVTSQIRDRDMGADNVHIGPSDYVAWLDDRKWAYVRLEGRAFGDVPLNLEYKLEVWDSPNSAGVIIDALRAAKIAKDRGIGGPILSASSYFMKSPPVQYYDDEARENVEKFIAGEVDH encoded by the coding sequence ATGGGTTCGGTTCGTGTAGCCATCGTCGGTGTGGGCAACTGCGCCGCCTCGCTGGTGCAGGGCGTCGAGTACTACAAGGACGCCGACCCGGACAGCCGTGTCCCGGGTCTCATGCATGTGCAGTTCGGCGACTACCACGTACGTGACGTGGAGTTCGTCGCCGCTTTCGACGTGGACGCCAAGAAGGTCGGTCTCGATCTCGCGGACGCCATCGGCGCCAGCGAGAACAACACCATCAAGATCGCCGACGTGCCCTCCACCGGTGTGACCGTGCAGCGCGGCCACACCCTCGACGGTCTCGGGAAGTACTACCTGGAGACGATCGAGGAGTCCGACGAGTCCCCGGTCGACGTGGTCCAGGTGCTCAAGGACAGCCAGGTCGACGTGCTCGTCTGCTACCTGCCGGTCGGATCCGAGGACGCGGCCAAGTTCTACGCCCAGTGCGCGATCGACGCCAAGGTGGCGTTCGTCAACGCCCTTCCGGTCTTCATCGCCGGCACCAAGGAGTGGGCGGACAAGTTCACCGAGGCGGGCGTCCCGATCGTCGGTGACGACATCAAGTCGCAGGTCGGCGCGACGATCACCCACCGGGTGATGGCCAAGCTGTTCGAGGACCGGGGTGTGATCCTGGACCGCACCATGCAGCTGAACGTCGGCGGCAACATGGACTTCAAGAACATGCTGGAGCGGGAGCGCCTGGAGTCGAAGAAGATCTCCAAGACGCAGTCCGTCACCTCGCAGATCCGTGACCGCGACATGGGTGCGGACAACGTCCACATCGGCCCCTCCGACTACGTCGCCTGGCTCGACGACCGCAAGTGGGCCTACGTGCGGCTGGAGGGCCGCGCGTTCGGTGACGTCCCGCTGAACCTGGAGTACAAGCTGGAGGTCTGGGACTCCCCGAACTCCGCGGGTGTCATCATCGACGCGCTCCGGGCCGCGAAGATCGCCAAGGACCGGGGCATCGGCGGCCCGATCCTCTCCGCCTCCTCGTACTTCATGAAGTCCCCGCCGGTGCAGTACTACGACGACGAGGCCCGCGAGAACGTCGAGAAGTTCATCGCCGGCGAGGTCGATCACTGA
- a CDS encoding glycosyltransferase family 87 protein, giving the protein MTSVRDEQPVRPTLQDDVAAAAGEVIGGPAGRRARYGTGWWTPVRIIALLAIGMFALGMVQKLPCYDGGWFHGAGTQYTHACYSDIPHLYNARGFAADLIPYFDRLPGDMEYLEYPVLTGVFMEVASWLTPHDGTIQHREQIYWLVNAGMLMICAAVIAVSVARTHRRRPWDALLVALAPAFALTATINWDLLAVALTATAMLMWSRGRPLPAGVLIGLATAAKLYPVLLLGPLFLLCLRAGRMRAYGGVLGGAVVAWLVVNAPVMTLAPEGWKKFYTFSQERPVDFGSFWLIISQRTGDPLEGANSWATALTLLSFAGIAVLTLRAPRRPRFAQLAFLVVAVFILFNKVYSPQYVLWLVPLAALARPRWRDFLIWQACEAVYFLGIWMYLAYTSSGDAHRGLPAEGYQLVILVHLLGTLYLCAVVVRDILFPERDPVRRDGSDDPSGGLLDGAPDAFVLRRPVPRAEQPPSFGGQRLQWGVEAGGTVQRG; this is encoded by the coding sequence ATGACGAGCGTGCGTGACGAGCAACCCGTACGGCCCACCCTCCAGGACGACGTGGCCGCCGCCGCCGGTGAGGTGATCGGAGGCCCGGCCGGGCGCCGGGCACGGTACGGCACCGGCTGGTGGACTCCCGTACGGATCATCGCGCTGCTCGCCATCGGGATGTTCGCGCTCGGCATGGTCCAGAAGCTGCCGTGCTACGACGGCGGCTGGTTCCACGGCGCCGGCACCCAGTACACCCACGCCTGCTATTCCGACATCCCGCACCTGTACAACGCACGCGGCTTCGCGGCCGACCTCATCCCGTACTTCGACCGGCTGCCCGGCGACATGGAATACCTCGAATACCCCGTGCTGACCGGGGTGTTCATGGAGGTCGCCTCCTGGCTCACCCCGCACGACGGCACGATCCAGCACCGCGAGCAGATCTACTGGCTCGTCAACGCCGGGATGCTGATGATCTGCGCGGCCGTCATCGCCGTCAGCGTGGCCCGTACGCACCGCCGCCGCCCCTGGGACGCCCTGCTGGTCGCCCTCGCGCCGGCCTTCGCCCTCACCGCGACCATCAACTGGGATCTGCTGGCCGTCGCCCTGACCGCCACCGCGATGCTCATGTGGTCCCGCGGCCGCCCGCTCCCCGCCGGTGTCCTGATCGGGCTGGCCACCGCCGCCAAGCTCTACCCCGTGCTGCTTCTCGGGCCGCTGTTCCTGCTCTGCCTGCGGGCGGGGCGGATGCGGGCGTACGGTGGCGTGCTGGGCGGAGCGGTCGTGGCCTGGCTCGTGGTGAACGCGCCGGTGATGACGCTGGCCCCGGAGGGCTGGAAGAAGTTCTACACGTTCAGCCAGGAACGGCCCGTCGACTTCGGCTCGTTCTGGCTGATCATCTCCCAGCGCACGGGCGACCCGCTGGAAGGGGCCAACTCCTGGGCCACGGCCCTGACCCTGCTGTCCTTCGCGGGCATCGCCGTGCTGACGCTCCGCGCGCCCCGCCGCCCGCGCTTCGCCCAGCTGGCGTTCCTGGTCGTGGCCGTCTTCATCCTGTTCAACAAGGTCTACTCCCCGCAGTACGTGCTGTGGCTCGTACCGCTCGCCGCGCTGGCCCGGCCGCGCTGGCGGGACTTCCTGATCTGGCAGGCCTGCGAGGCCGTCTACTTCCTCGGCATCTGGATGTACCTGGCCTACACCTCCAGCGGTGACGCGCACCGGGGGCTCCCGGCCGAGGGCTACCAACTGGTCATCCTGGTGCATCTGCTGGGCACCCTCTACCTCTGCGCGGTCGTCGTCCGCGACATCCTCTTCCCCGAGCGGGACCCGGTCCGCCGGGACGGCTCCGACGACCCCTCCGGGGGCCTCCTCGACGGCGCCCCGGACGCGTTCGTCCTGCGCCGCCCCGTGCCGCGCGCGGAGCAGCCGCCGTCCTTCGGCGGACAGCGGCTGCAGTGGGGCGTGGAGGCGGGCGGGACGGTGCAGCGGGGGTGA
- a CDS encoding PadR family transcriptional regulator, translating into MSRRSGVLEFAILGLLRESPMHGYELRKRLNTSLGVFRAFSYGSLYPCLKTLVRQGWLIEESGSAPEDALAATLAGRRAKIVYRLTAEGKEHFEELLAHSGPDAWEDEHFGVRFAFFGQTSRDVRMRVLEGRRSRLEERLEKMRASLARTRERLDDYTLELQRHGMESVEREVRWLNELIESERYGRDRNRAAPAAGPAAEESAPGTAPEPASPTGPGPDSAERAPERSRPPRSRASFQEPSESTGGLPRNRGSSRPDPSDDTAK; encoded by the coding sequence ATGAGCAGACGCTCCGGCGTCCTCGAGTTCGCCATTCTCGGACTGCTCCGCGAGTCCCCCATGCACGGCTACGAGCTGCGAAAACGCCTGAACACCTCCCTCGGGGTGTTCCGGGCCTTCAGCTACGGAAGCCTGTATCCCTGCCTCAAGACGCTGGTGCGCCAGGGCTGGTTGATCGAGGAGTCCGGCAGCGCGCCGGAGGACGCTCTCGCCGCCACCCTCGCCGGCCGGCGAGCCAAGATCGTCTACCGGCTGACGGCCGAGGGGAAGGAGCACTTCGAGGAACTCCTCGCCCACTCCGGTCCGGACGCCTGGGAGGACGAGCACTTCGGAGTCCGCTTCGCCTTCTTCGGGCAGACCTCGCGGGATGTGCGGATGCGGGTGCTGGAGGGCCGCCGCAGCAGGCTGGAGGAGCGGCTGGAGAAGATGCGCGCCTCGCTCGCCCGCACCCGGGAGCGTTTGGACGACTACACCCTGGAGCTCCAGCGGCATGGAATGGAGTCGGTGGAGCGCGAGGTCCGCTGGCTCAACGAGCTGATCGAGAGTGAGCGGTACGGGCGTGACCGCAACCGGGCCGCGCCGGCCGCCGGTCCGGCGGCGGAGGAATCCGCGCCGGGCACCGCACCGGAGCCGGCCTCACCGACCGGGCCCGGGCCGGACTCCGCAGAGCGCGCACCGGAGCGGTCCCGGCCTCCGCGGTCTCGCGCGTCGTTTCAGGAACCATCGGAAAGCACGGGCGGCCTGCCCCGGAACCGGGGTAGTTCCCGGCCGGATCCGTCCGACGACACCGCCAAGTGA
- a CDS encoding transglycosylase domain-containing protein, which produces MSEHRRKPPQSAGGGRAAARRGAQASGRRAAPRRGATEPESPPPGEGRPYGGRAEARRAAQRGGGGRRRAAEAGATATGAGAVGRGRRAAANGPQKKRLIDYPRSGRSGARRWIPSWKQVAGTAIGFMGLLMGSAGIAFAMLDIPRVKGDSQVEKNVYYWADGEQMVVAGAGEYNRQIVDYDSIPPAMRNAVIAAENASFEDDPGVDPMGIARAVFNMAKGGTTQSGSTITQQYVKNAMLTQEQTISRKVRELIISVKVGAYEEKETILAGYLNTAYYGRGAYGIQAASRAYYGKDCNDLTASESAFLSATLNGPNLYDPAGGVGSAATPEKNRKRAEERWAWTLKREVETGRMKAAERSKWIADGFPTPNDPKPATNKAGQIGYLTTLADNFVTSKSTVSKAQLDRGGYEIHTTFDKKKMLQLEKAVQKVTKENLKPKERDEDKYVQFGGASIDPRTGEIVAIYGGKDATEHFTNNSDYTGVPVGSTFKPFVLAAAMSDGVRDPEGDPDQGPDQRTQVSPLSVYNGDNKVKLLNYDGSTWLDKDNKEWHQTNDGDKSYGEVTLRKAMQESINTPFIQLGVDVGTDKVKETALEAGLVEDQLAQTVPSFSLGTSSPSAIRLAGSYATFAAEGEQITPWSVKTVEKNGQPVYEHKAKKTQGLDTKVANNVTDVLKNVVEKGTGTSAQLPDGRPAAGKTGTTDGNKSAWFAGYTPQLSTAIGMFRVNDRAEKQKFLEMYGTGGRQSIHGSSFPAQIWADYMGRALKGEKVEQFPKPEPIGEKVYGDGASPTPTPTPTPTPSESESTEPPPSETPSETPSSSPSKTCGFFDPKCKEEDEPTGGADGGSDGGVDGGADGGADGGISSSPTTTPPGGGNGNNGGGGWLGGPDGDTG; this is translated from the coding sequence ATGAGCGAGCACCGTCGCAAGCCACCGCAGTCCGCAGGTGGTGGACGCGCCGCGGCCCGACGCGGGGCGCAGGCCTCAGGCCGCCGTGCCGCGCCGAGGCGTGGAGCCACCGAACCCGAGTCGCCGCCGCCCGGTGAGGGGCGCCCCTACGGAGGGCGCGCCGAGGCCCGGAGGGCGGCGCAGCGCGGAGGCGGCGGACGCCGCCGGGCCGCCGAGGCCGGGGCCACCGCCACCGGTGCGGGTGCCGTGGGGCGGGGCCGCCGCGCGGCCGCGAACGGTCCGCAGAAGAAGCGCCTGATCGACTACCCGCGGTCGGGCCGGAGCGGCGCCCGCCGGTGGATCCCGTCCTGGAAGCAGGTCGCGGGCACGGCCATCGGCTTCATGGGGCTGCTCATGGGCAGCGCGGGGATAGCGTTCGCCATGCTCGACATCCCCCGGGTCAAGGGCGACTCCCAGGTCGAGAAGAACGTCTACTACTGGGCGGACGGCGAGCAGATGGTCGTGGCCGGCGCCGGCGAGTACAACCGCCAGATCGTCGACTACGACAGCATCCCCCCGGCGATGCGGAACGCGGTCATCGCCGCGGAGAACGCCTCCTTTGAGGACGACCCGGGCGTCGACCCGATGGGCATCGCCCGTGCCGTCTTCAACATGGCGAAGGGCGGCACCACCCAGAGTGGTTCCACCATCACCCAGCAGTACGTCAAGAACGCCATGCTGACCCAGGAGCAGACCATCTCCCGTAAGGTGCGGGAGCTCATCATCTCGGTCAAGGTCGGAGCTTACGAGGAAAAGGAGACGATCCTCGCCGGCTACCTCAACACGGCGTACTACGGCCGGGGCGCCTACGGCATCCAGGCCGCGTCCCGCGCGTACTACGGCAAGGACTGCAACGACCTGACGGCCAGCGAGAGCGCGTTTCTCTCCGCCACCCTGAACGGCCCGAACCTCTACGACCCGGCCGGCGGCGTTGGTTCCGCGGCGACGCCGGAGAAGAACCGGAAGCGCGCGGAGGAGCGCTGGGCCTGGACCCTCAAGCGAGAGGTCGAGACCGGCCGGATGAAGGCCGCCGAGCGCAGTAAGTGGATCGCGGACGGCTTCCCGACACCGAACGACCCCAAGCCCGCCACGAACAAGGCCGGCCAGATCGGCTACCTCACCACGCTCGCCGACAATTTCGTCACGTCCAAGAGCACCGTCTCCAAGGCCCAGCTGGACCGGGGCGGCTACGAGATCCACACCACCTTCGACAAGAAGAAGATGCTGCAGCTGGAGAAGGCTGTGCAGAAGGTGACGAAGGAGAACCTCAAGCCGAAGGAGCGCGACGAGGACAAGTACGTCCAGTTCGGCGGGGCGTCCATCGACCCCCGGACCGGGGAGATCGTCGCCATCTACGGCGGCAAGGACGCCACCGAGCACTTCACCAACAACTCCGACTACACCGGTGTCCCCGTCGGGTCGACGTTCAAGCCGTTCGTCCTGGCCGCCGCGATGAGCGACGGTGTGCGCGACCCCGAGGGCGACCCCGACCAGGGGCCCGACCAGCGCACCCAGGTCTCGCCCCTGAGTGTCTACAACGGCGACAACAAGGTGAAGCTGCTCAACTACGACGGCTCCACCTGGCTCGACAAGGACAACAAGGAGTGGCACCAGACCAACGACGGTGACAAGAGCTACGGCGAGGTCACCCTCCGGAAGGCGATGCAGGAGTCCATCAACACCCCCTTCATCCAGCTCGGTGTGGACGTCGGCACCGACAAGGTGAAGGAGACGGCGCTGGAGGCCGGTCTGGTCGAGGACCAGCTCGCCCAGACCGTGCCCTCCTTCTCGCTCGGTACGTCCTCCCCCAGCGCCATCCGGCTCGCTGGCTCGTACGCCACCTTCGCCGCCGAGGGCGAGCAGATCACCCCGTGGTCGGTGAAGACGGTGGAGAAGAACGGCCAGCCCGTCTACGAGCACAAGGCCAAGAAGACCCAGGGGCTCGACACCAAGGTCGCCAACAACGTCACCGACGTGCTGAAGAACGTGGTCGAGAAGGGCACCGGCACCTCGGCGCAGCTCCCCGACGGCCGGCCGGCGGCGGGCAAGACCGGTACCACCGACGGCAACAAGTCCGCCTGGTTCGCCGGCTACACCCCCCAGCTCTCCACCGCGATCGGCATGTTCCGGGTGAACGACCGGGCGGAGAAGCAGAAGTTCCTGGAGATGTACGGCACGGGTGGCCGGCAGAGCATCCACGGCTCGTCGTTCCCCGCCCAGATCTGGGCCGACTACATGGGCCGGGCGCTCAAGGGCGAGAAGGTCGAGCAGTTCCCGAAGCCGGAGCCGATCGGCGAGAAGGTCTACGGCGACGGCGCCAGCCCGACCCCGACGCCGACCCCGACGCCCACCCCGTCGGAGAGCGAGTCCACCGAGCCCCCGCCCAGCGAGACGCCCAGCGAGACGCCGTCCTCGTCGCCGAGCAAGACGTGCGGCTTCTTCGACCCGAAGTGCAAGGAGGAGGACGAGCCCACGGGCGGTGCCGACGGAGGTTCCGACGGGGGCGTCGACGGCGGAGCCGACGGGGGAGCCGACGGCGGGATCAGCAGTTCGCCGACGACGACGCCGCCGGGCGGCGGCAACGGCAACAACGGTGGCGGCGGCTGGCTCGGCGGCCCCGACGGAGACACCGGATAG
- a CDS encoding lipid II:glycine glycyltransferase FemX, with protein MSLTLRTISREQHLAYIQSLPSASHCQVPAWADVKTEWRSENLGWFDGSGRLVGAGLVLYRQLPKVKRYLAYLPEGPVINWFAPNLEDWLQPMLAHLKQAGAFSVKMGPPVVIRRWDAPAIKAGIQNPDVKRLRDVEATFIEPRAFEVADRLRRMGWQQGEDGGAGFGDVQPRYVFQVPLENRSLEDVHKSFNQLWRRNIKKAEKAGVEVVQGGYDDLAEWQRLYETTAERDRFRPRPLSYFQRMWTALNAEDPNRMRLYFARHEGENVAAATMLIVGGHVWYSYGASANHKREVRPSNAMQWRMLCDAYALGASVYDLRGISDSLDENDHLFGLIQFKVGTGGQAAEYLGEWDFPLNKLLHKALDIYMSRR; from the coding sequence ATGAGCCTGACCCTGAGGACCATCAGCCGTGAGCAGCATCTGGCGTACATCCAGAGCCTGCCCTCGGCCAGCCACTGCCAGGTTCCGGCGTGGGCGGACGTGAAGACGGAGTGGCGCTCGGAGAATCTCGGCTGGTTCGACGGGTCCGGCCGCCTCGTCGGCGCCGGGCTGGTCCTCTACCGGCAGCTCCCCAAGGTCAAGCGGTATCTGGCGTATCTCCCCGAGGGCCCGGTCATCAACTGGTTCGCGCCCAACCTCGAGGACTGGCTGCAGCCGATGCTGGCCCACCTCAAGCAGGCGGGCGCCTTCTCCGTCAAGATGGGCCCGCCCGTCGTCATCCGCCGCTGGGACGCTCCCGCGATCAAGGCCGGTATCCAGAACCCGGACGTCAAGCGGCTCCGGGACGTCGAGGCCACGTTCATCGAACCGCGCGCCTTCGAGGTGGCCGACCGGCTGCGCCGGATGGGCTGGCAGCAGGGGGAGGACGGCGGCGCCGGCTTCGGCGACGTCCAGCCGCGCTACGTCTTCCAGGTGCCGCTGGAGAACCGCTCCCTGGAGGACGTCCACAAGTCCTTCAACCAGCTCTGGCGGCGCAACATCAAGAAGGCCGAGAAGGCGGGCGTGGAGGTCGTCCAGGGCGGTTACGACGACCTCGCCGAGTGGCAGCGGCTGTACGAGACCACGGCCGAGCGGGACCGCTTCCGGCCGCGGCCGCTGAGCTACTTCCAGCGCATGTGGACGGCGCTCAACGCCGAGGACCCCAACCGCATGCGCCTGTACTTCGCCCGGCACGAGGGCGAGAACGTCGCCGCCGCCACGATGCTCATCGTCGGCGGACATGTCTGGTACTCCTACGGCGCCTCCGCCAACCACAAGCGCGAGGTGCGGCCCTCGAACGCCATGCAGTGGCGGATGCTGTGCGACGCCTACGCGCTCGGGGCGAGCGTCTACGACCTGCGCGGCATCAGCGACTCCCTCGACGAGAACGACCATCTGTTCGGGCTCATCCAGTTCAAGGTCGGCACCGGCGGCCAGGCGGCCGAGTACCTGGGCGAGTGGGACTTCCCGCTCAACAAGCTGCTGCACAAGGCGCTCGACATCTACATGTCGCGGCGCTGA